The genomic segment AACCAAATTAATGCTgcgattaaaaatttttatttcttgataatttaaatgaataataaaataatacgaTGAATGAGGAAATATTCAATCTGTTAACACCatttttttgtaatttgatAGCTAGGTGCTCGACTACATATAACACGTATAAACGATAATcaaaattgaattttaacaagaaaaaaaatatttgaattttttaataaattcttTACTACAGATGTCATgaccataaaaaataaaaacacaaaaacTTTTATGAGATTTTGGGTTAAGCCACTTTTATGATGCAAATCTTTTATCCGACATGAACcaggaaaaataatatttttcattctaATCATAGATCGGGTCGATCTATCTTACGATATAGATCCATGAGACTGTGACGCTGactcaaaagaaaaataaaataatttgtgaTAAATAACATTTGGTGGTAGAAAATAGAAAgctcaatttttaaaatttaaaattgtgaTAGTGTTTTTCTTCGCAATGCATCGATACAAAACTTATGTGAAACAGTCTCacatgtcaattttgtgagatatatattatatttgggtcatgATAATTAAGATAGCCGCTCATCCGTCAAATCTAATTTATTTGCTCGGAGGAAACCGCGGCACGAGCGATCCAACAGTTTTGATACTGCGATCTTGAAGAATATAAGTGGATTTACAGTAAAGCGTAAGTAGGTATTTGTATATTGACAAAACAATCTCGCTCTACCCGTATTTCCAACATGAAATCCAGTTGAACGTATCAAGAATGATTCAGGGTCCATCATCATCACCATCTCCAATCAAATTACAAATATCAGAGCACTCGGAAAGGCTGCTGACAAGATAAAATGAATAAGATTTGACTATTCATCTGCATCTTAACATGCATGTATAGCCTCATAAGTAACTGAAGAATGTTAGCGTTATCAGGGGACTGTGATACCCTTATCCaacatcttaaaaatgaaagacttaaaatgagtttataatggcttacaatggacttctatagcaacttggattaatcattttcgtaaagcgaggacgaatacgaagtagttatTATAGGGGCTCATTGTGCAATTACGCAGCCGCGGGCCCgtgctcggggcgtgacagggACCCCAAGGGGAGAAGGGGAgactctctctctctcacacacacacgcacacattgACATAGCCATCAACTATGAACCCCATTGACATAGCATATGGTTTCGAAGGACAGAGATCCTGCCGATGTGTTTGTGTGTCAAATATAATTCAGAACCAGGTCACTTGCAGCAATTTTTTGGCAACTTTATGAAGTTCAATCCCATGACATGTATCGTATTGAAAGAACTGCTACATCTACTATCAAATGATTGGGGTAAAATTTGAAAATGTAGAAAGCATTAAGCAATGTCCTGTAAGCGAACGACTGAAATATTACAATGTAAAGGGTGAAAAAAGGAATATACCAATATTTACGACTCCGGAATCCGTCCTTGAAAACAACCAGAGGTCTGTATataaatgaaaaacattgtATATATGTATCAAATATCAAGATATAGAAAACTAAACATCATGCATTTGCAAAGATCCCTTCAGATATTTGTGCATTTAAAGTTTGAAGAGACAGAAGAACTTGAACCATATAAAATGGCATGCATATGATCCATATCAATATCGAACCAATGTCACATTCAATCTCTGGCTGCCAAAAAATCTCATTCACGAAGAGCTAGAAACGATGCCGTCATGCAGACATTACTATTCGAGAGGTCACGAATGCTGCTCTATATGGTTGCCCCCTCACTCTATTTCCATCATGCATTACACCAAAAACTCCCTCTACTTGACTTCTACTCTTATGAAATTCTCAAATAATTCTTTTCTAGTCTTCTTACCCATTTCCAAAGCGTGTAATTCAAAAACATGTGATCTTCCTGTTTCAAGGTGTGGTCGGTAGAGATCCTGTTGCACTGAGATATTATCTATGATGAGATGAAACTATTCATTAGTTCCATTTTTTTTAGCATGCCTTGATCATTATATTTTTCTGTGGTTGTCCAATTTTGCGTCGGTTCATATCAATTTTTCGAATGGAAACATCATCACATGCTATCGTCTTAGACTAGACTAACTAATGATACATAGTGACTTTATTCTAAACTCATTTGCTAAATTGGGAGGCTATACTACCACTCCAATAAAGCAAGGTTTTCTATGTACAATTGACATGCAAGAATGGCCAAACCAAGTATGAAAACAAGAATAATCAAATCTGAACTTCGAAGATAAAGTGAGTAATTTACCACGGCAAAGCATCCATTTAAATCAGACTTCATGTATTCAAGACTCGGAAGGTTGCTGCCACTATGCTCGTTTATTAGTTTGAAGGACTATCTATAGTCAATCAACTTGAACTTTCATCTCCATGAAAGTCTAAATTTTCGCCTTTCACGGTCAAGTTTTTACAAATCGACTAAGGAAATGAATGTGCTGTAAACTTCGAAGTGTaaacaatatatttataaatgcAATCCTGTAATGCAATCCCCTTCCGCGAACCACTTGTCCAACAAAAAGGCACTAATCACGCGTGGCGGGCTCACAAACACAATAGAGAAGAACCAAGAAACATATTACGAGATGATAAAACCTGAAACTTTAGAAAAAGTACATACAAAATTTTCTCTTTTGAACCAACCATCCTTGTAGTTAGTCTACTAGGTCCATCCAAGCgttaattcatgcatatatCTTTCAATCGCATTTAATGTGAACTATAAATTCGTGATCATGGCTAAATCCTACATCTCTAAGGCAGGATATATACGATAAAGGAAACATTTTTACCTCCTAATACTGAAAGGGCCTTCGCCAGGAGAACCAAACCCACCCTGCATGCAAACGGTAGTACATTTACTGGTGCAACTCTCGGCTTTTCTTGACTTGGGCCTTTGGATTTTATACCTCCTTTTGCAATCCTTCGGTTCAGCAGTGCACTCGCTGGACAAAGTTTGTGGTATGTTCGACAGAGTCTCCTCCTGCTGTTGCGGGCCCGCCACCTCACCTTTGCCCGCAGACAAAACCAATGCGGTGGTGGCGACTGCAGCTATGGCGGCAGCTATTTGCTTGCCTGTGGCAACGCTTGTGTAAGCTAAAGAAATAGATTTGCTTCTTGTTGGCAATTTACCTCCGATGGGGCATATCACCGACCATATGGTGGACGTCGAGCCAAAGAGTAGCATCCCTGTTCTTGAAAATATTTCTCAGTTTTATCCTAAAACTTTGCATTCCTCCATTTACAGCCCCATGTTCTGGTGGGGCCTTCTCCAATCGCTAAACCCGAAACAAGACAAGGGAAGAACACGGTTGTATATACACACCAATTAGAAAAGTCCACGTGTACTGTTGAAAATATGTGtaacaaattttaataatatttctttgaattaaaatatagaTAGTAGAATTTATCATTTGAAACGAAGCAAAtcaccaaaaataaaaaaaatatgactaTAATCATTAGCGCCTAGGCTGCGAGAATCAGAATTTGGCTTTCAAACTCATGGGCTCGGAcgaaaacataaaaataaaaaacattagGAATAAAAAGATACGGCCGTTTAGGGAGAGAAAGCAGCGAGAAACGAGAACATACACAAGAAAATAAATTGGAGCGCAAAGATCGATCATGAAAGCGGAGAACGACGAATATGAGGATAGAGACGCCACTTCTGATTTGTCATCTAATCTTTCGTCCTTTTTATTTCTTGTGTTGAGATGTCTAAACTTTCAAACATGCGttgtttttgtttagatttcaTCATGTTCTAACTTTTCCATTCTAGAGTATGATGTAGCCATATGAATCGGAGAACTTATCTTATCAATGTGACACTTTTTAATATGCTTCTTGTTTGATTTCGACAACTCAACAAATCTTTGTCGTAGTTTGTTATAATATGCATATAACCATTTTGGTATACTCAGATCGTTTTTAACATCTATTATGCTATTTACAATCCTCATTTGGATCTGACATGCTCGTAGTTTGCTTCTCTATCACGACATTTTTTCggttttctacattgttttATCAGGTAATCTTACTTTTCCGACTATTTTTTTGTGGttgaatgtttttttttaatttttgacaaTCATCAACTATAACTCCTAAGAAAAATGCTTTTAGATATGATAGGTTTTTACTTGTGACTAAAAGTATGTAGAACATATATATTCTTCCACAACATAACCAATGAATGATGTTGCACTTTCTTCAAACATCGTGGTATTTGtgataaaatttttataaatttagtatcaatattatcaacatatagttataaagtaaataaatttttaacaattatttcTCAATTACTGTGAGAAAAAATACTTGAAAATCTCTTCAAATGATTATATCTTAGAATTTTGTCTTCGTTTAATTTGACACAATCAAGAAAGTCATCTCGTTCATCATTTTTTTAGAAGCTTTGAAACAATGATTGCGTACATCATATCATGAGGATGATATAACTTCAATCTCATTTGTTGTGTCtagaacataatattatattattaattgagaaaaaacaaatttttttctatcgagtttaaattttgttttataatattttatatcttgtggaaatacatacaaaattaattattgtattttaaaaatcttgagaaGAGACACGAAAAACATAATTAAGATATGCATATAagatatcattcaaatatatgtcaaaatatttgTCTTATTCAATAGCTCATCTAATAATACAATTGTTTAGATTTCATGAGCATTTTATGATgatcaaaattaatttgatgaaatattgtTGAATTCTATTATAATTTCAATATTTGGTTAAGTGAAATTATTTGGCGAGAAATTGTCTATTCTACCATCATATATCTTATGAATTAGCTGAGTAGCCACTTTGACTAAAAAAAGAGACAAAAACAATCTCTTAGCCATCTCGAAATATATTGAGATAATATTGAAGGTGATACCCCTTGGATGGGCCCAATACCCGTGGCCTATCCCAAGCCCAAATGAAAGACATGCCaatcaagggcccatgtattctcctataaatatcatgttttagtgttcatttgattcattcactatattgttttcagcagcacccttagctgctcccccatatatcctcagtcacttaCTTGAGCGTCGGAAGGGCTACGCCAgaacaccctcctggcccccttttaacggtcttcttcgtgatttcaggctcaggaccaTTTCAAAACCCTGCGTCTGTACTAGTGACGCTTgccggaatcggaccctaaatttctcAGTGAGTGCGCTCGGGGGCGAGCGTGCTGCGGCGAGAGTCGGGCGCTTGGGGGCGAGCGTGCTGCGGAGGCGCGAGCGTGGTGCGGCGAGGAGTCGGGCGCTCGGGGGCGAGCGTGCGTCGGCGTGGGCGAGCTTGCGCGCTGGCTGGGCGGTGGCTAGGGCGATGGTGGCTGGGCGAGGCGAGCTTGCACGCTGGCCGGGCGGGGCGAGGCGAGCTTGCACGCTGGCCGGGCGGGGCGAGGGCGAGACGTCGGCGTGGGTGAGCTTGCGCGCTGGCTGGGCGGTGGCTAGGGCGATGGTGGCTGGGCGAGGCTCGGGGCTCGGGCAAGGCGATGGCTCGCGCTAGAGTGGGGCGGTGCGAGGTGGTGGCTGGGTGAGGCTCGGGCGGCGGCTCGAGCGAGGCGGTGGCTAGGGTGTGTACGACAATGACGGTGAGGTGAGGATGAAGCTGCGTTAGGGTTAACACTCAGATGAGACGTAGACGGGAGAGAGATGGTGAATTGATGAGAAAATTCTGCAGAGGAGAAGTGAAATTGAAGTGAGTAAGGGACCTCTATTTATAAGGGAAGCCCAATcaaatctttcctttcagaGCAGGATTGCAATTTGATTCGTTTCCAAATTTTTGGAGACTGACGAACGGCTGGAAGAAATTGCACAACTCGACCCTGGTAACCCGAGGACAGCACAACTAATCGAACTTCGAATCTGCGATTCaattcgactcgggagggggagacttgTGATACCCCTTGGATGGGCCCAATACCCCTGGCACATCCCAAggccaaatggaagacaggcccatcaaAGGCCCATGTATTCTCTTATAAATACCATGTTTGAGTTTTCATTTGATTCATTAACCATATTGTTTTCatcagcacccttagctgctccactcatatatcctcagtcactgacttgagcgtcgaagAGGCTAcgtcaggacaccctcctggcccccttctaacggtcttcttcgtgatttcaggctcaggaccaTTTCAAAACCCTGCATCTGTACTAGTGGCGCTTGCCGGAATCGGGCCCTAAATTTTCTGTGAGTATCAGGAGGAAATAAAGTGTTACTGGTTCAATGTCTCAATTTATTAAAAATgcacaaaatttatttattgtgtccACAAAGCTTTAGAATTGTTTTCATACCATTATAAATAGAATGAGAATTATGCACAGtttgtttttcatgtattttttttctaaatgaagatatttttctttttgaaaaataatttattcattgataaatattatttttttatatgacaTCCATATGTCGCAAACCATGAAGTAGCAACATAATCACTATATAACACTTCAACGGTTTACACATAaaattcttcaattttttttcattgtGCTTCGTTTAAAATTTAGATATGGATCATTTTTATCTTAACATTTTGCTTTAAATACACTTAATTAGacctaatttcaaatatttataaaaaacgTGCTTGAATTATATCAAACAGAAATTAGGACATAGTAATATgcaacattattttttatttaacatgTTTTTTTTCATTCACTATGTTTGTCTTaacttttttattcaaaatgtaaTGCATTTCGCAGACTATATGTATGAAGAACCAAGAAATTATATAATTCACAGAAACCATTTATTTTCTTCTTCGTAAAGCAGAAGACCCAAAATACGTGTCTTTGATTGGTGTACTCTCATacttattttcatataaacaataagACACATCATAGAATATCATAAAAACCAATTACCACCAACAATACTAACCAgaatgaataaaaaaatcataacacaaACAATCttaataagaaaaaaatgataactcaaatttaaaaataacttatttAGTACAATAATCAAAGAAATTGAAGTATATGCGAGCAACAAAAAACATAAATCACTCtcaaattaaaatactaactcatATTATTCACAATTTGTATAAATTTTccaatattttttcaaatataGAGAATGCGTCTTATTAACGTCATTGTTTCATAGATATTCCAcgtcttttttttaaaaaaaaaacacactaaGGAAAAAATGGTGCCTCAAAATCATCATgaaaaaatccttcaataaaccATTGAGCAAAATAGCCCTAAAAATATAATACGAAGTCACACAATTTTTCTaaaccaaagaaaaatattaaaccgttaaaaaattatatctgACAAAAACAAAACATATGTTAACTtgtgatataattaaaatttagaatcatgcataatcattgaGTTAGAACAAAATCGCATGCTAAAAATCTATTGAATATTATCTCTTTTTAACAATTTATCCATATTTGTCGTCCACCAGAGCACTCCTAAAGCCACCAATTTTTTTAGTCCACCTATTATTTTCACAATAAATACTactgcaaaaataaaataagcaagcacataaaaaatcaaattcaaataccTTCTATCAAtctaaacaaaaaaatttgaatagagAATATAATAATGTCGTAAAAATTTTGAATACTGATTTATAGACAGAAGTCTGGAAATACATTTTccccaataaataaaaaatatcatctcTTGATATTCTGATACATAATGTAAAAACGAAGAAatattttagcatttttaatattttctaagtcACTTCAAACTAAGTAATCTAAGAAACATAAAACACGCATTATGTGTTTAagaattaacaaaatatctcaagaataaaaaattgaaaaataaccatttttgtgGAATATGTGGTTTTGTTTTCTATATTCTTTCGGTAAACAAACGAATCACATAAGCAATCTAAACACAACTTGATCAATACAAATTGGAATATAACAGTAAAACATGTTAACGTT from the Primulina tabacum isolate GXHZ01 chromosome 16, ASM2559414v2, whole genome shotgun sequence genome contains:
- the LOC142530082 gene encoding uncharacterized protein LOC142530082 isoform X3, with protein sequence MLLFGSTSTIWSVICPIGGKLPTRSKSISLAYTSVATGKQIAAAIAAVATTALVLSAGKGEVAGPQQQEETLSNIPQTLSSECTAEPKDCKRRYKIQRPKSRKAESCTSKCTTVCMQGGFGSPGEGPFSIRRPLVVFKDGFRSRKYCLSECSDICNLIGDGDDDGP
- the LOC142530082 gene encoding uncharacterized protein LOC142530082 isoform X2 → MLLFGSTSTIWSVICPIGGKLPTRSKSISLAYTSVATGKQIAAAIAAVATTALVLSAGKGEVAGPQQQEETLSNIPQTLSSECTAEPKDCKRRYKIQRPKSRKAESCTSKCTTVCMQGGFGSPGEGPFSIRRPLVVFKDGFRSRKYCSLSECSDICNLIGDGDDDGP
- the LOC142530082 gene encoding uncharacterized protein LOC142530082 isoform X4 — its product is MLLFGSTSTIWSVICPIGGKLPTRSKSISLAYTSVATGKQIAAAIAAVATTALVLSAGKGEVAGPQQQEETLSNIPQTLSSECTAEPKDCKRRYKIQRPKSRKAESCTSKCTTVCMQGGFGSPGEGPFSIRRPLVVFKDGFRSRKYWISVLRNHMLCQWGS
- the LOC142530082 gene encoding uncharacterized protein LOC142530082 isoform X1 codes for the protein MLLFGSTSTIWSVICPIGGKLPTRSKSISLAYTSVATGKQIAAAIAAVATTALVLSAGKGEVAGPQQQEETLSNIPQTLSSECTAEPKDCKRRYKIQRPKSRKAESCTSKCTTVCMQGGFGSPGEGPFSIRRPLVVFKDGFRSRKYCRCSSSFNTIHVMGLNFIKLPKNCCK